Proteins from one Epinephelus moara isolate mb chromosome 1, YSFRI_EMoa_1.0, whole genome shotgun sequence genomic window:
- the LOC126396039 gene encoding cyclin-dependent kinases regulatory subunit 1-like translates to MSHKQIYYSDKYDADKYEYRHVMLPKDIAKCVPKTHLMSETECRNLGVQQSQGWVHYMIHQPEPHILLFGALFPARSHKGENIWVLGRSVLPMCHRSACIQ, encoded by the coding sequence ATGTCTCACAAACAGATATACTACTCTGATAAATATGACGCCGACAAATACGAGTACAGGCATGTCATGCTACCCAAAGACATTGCAAAGTGTGTACCCAAGACCCATTTGATGTCGGAGACAGAGTGCAGGAATCTGGGGGTCCAGCAGAGCCAAGGATGGGTGCATTACATGATCCACCAGCCAGAGCCGCACATCTTGCTGTTCGGCGCCCTCTTCCCAGCCAGAAGTCATAAGGGAGAGAACATCTGGGTCCTTGGAAGATCAGTCCTACCTATGTGCCACAGAAGTGCATGTATTCAGTAA